In one window of Cytophagaceae bacterium ABcell3 DNA:
- a CDS encoding MBL fold metallo-hydrolase — MYLSNPELPFVLKGYKGNTYKKGRFVNDSGTFPPSLFQVLKWKLSKNPQQAEKERDTFKPDIITGTDFVSETRDHIAWLGHASFYIRFNGKVFITDPCFYDLPLIKRNQHLPCPAKDIDNVDYLLLSHAHRDHFDRKSYEEIVKSNPNLKALIPLKAASLLKDRIHYQEAGWYQKFSICKEVEVIFLPANHWSKRGLLDLNNMLWGSFLLKSGDKTIYFAGDTSTSKHFKTIAEIFGPIDYCLMPIGAYKPSSLMQPSHLSPTEAISAFNDLRGNTFIPMHYGTYDLSDEPMGEPVRTIYENKNKINGDLKIPKIGEVLPIS; from the coding sequence ATGTACCTATCTAACCCAGAACTTCCTTTTGTTTTGAAAGGCTATAAAGGAAACACTTATAAGAAAGGTAGATTTGTTAACGACTCGGGGACTTTTCCTCCTTCCCTTTTTCAAGTTCTAAAATGGAAGTTGAGCAAAAATCCCCAGCAAGCAGAAAAGGAACGGGATACTTTTAAACCAGACATCATTACTGGAACTGATTTTGTTAGTGAAACAAGAGACCACATCGCATGGCTTGGCCATGCCTCTTTTTACATCAGGTTTAACGGCAAAGTTTTTATAACAGACCCTTGTTTCTATGACCTTCCGCTTATTAAGAGAAACCAACACTTGCCATGCCCTGCCAAAGACATTGACAATGTAGACTATTTGCTGCTATCCCACGCCCACAGAGACCATTTTGACCGAAAATCTTATGAAGAAATAGTTAAGTCAAACCCCAACCTAAAAGCACTTATACCTTTAAAAGCTGCTAGTTTGTTAAAAGATAGGATTCATTATCAAGAAGCAGGGTGGTATCAAAAATTTAGCATATGCAAAGAAGTAGAAGTGATATTTCTGCCTGCAAACCATTGGAGCAAAAGAGGCTTATTAGACCTTAACAACATGCTGTGGGGAAGCTTTTTGTTAAAATCTGGCGACAAAACTATCTATTTTGCAGGAGACACCTCTACAAGCAAGCACTTCAAAACCATTGCGGAAATATTTGGTCCAATAGATTACTGCCTCATGCCTATAGGTGCCTACAAGCCCAGTTCATTAATGCAACCATCCCATTTATCCCCGACAGAAGCTATTAGCGCTTTCAATGACTTACGCGGAAACACTTTTATACCTATGCACTATGGAACGTATGACCTTTCAGATGAACCAATGGGAGAACCTGTACGGACTATTTATGAAAACAAAAACAAAATAAATGGTGATTTGAAAATACCGAAAATTGGCGAGGTCTTACCTATAAGTTAG
- a CDS encoding YtxH domain-containing protein: MTKSGKFFTGFLIGVAAGTIAGILLAPDNGKSTRTNISSKTNQFKDDVNNTVQKSLDKISAVRESAFTLVNKYGNEVKGQAN, encoded by the coding sequence ATGACAAAATCAGGAAAATTTTTCACAGGATTTCTTATAGGTGTAGCTGCGGGAACAATAGCTGGAATTCTTTTAGCTCCTGACAATGGAAAAAGCACCAGAACAAATATTTCCAGTAAGACCAATCAGTTTAAAGATGATGTCAATAACACTGTACAAAAAAGCCTAGACAAAATATCTGCTGTTAGAGAGTCTGCTTTTACCTTGGTCAATAAATATGGCAATGAAGTAAAAGGGCAAGCAAATTAA
- a CDS encoding biliverdin-producing heme oxygenase has translation MILERLKKETAENHRLVEESGLMSPVTSDDFTQEQYVHILKKFYGYFNPLEKQVESHHAILDKYLPDLSQRRKTDLILKDLETLSTPENPILCEKLPPVENLNQAFGCLYVMEGSTLGGTVISKNINKTLGLTNERGCSFFHGYGSQTGSKWKAFREALTSYCDNGGNEDEIVNSANETFNKFRDWITL, from the coding sequence ATGATCTTAGAAAGACTAAAAAAAGAAACAGCCGAAAACCACCGATTGGTAGAAGAAAGCGGTTTAATGTCGCCAGTAACAAGTGATGATTTTACACAGGAACAATATGTTCATATTCTAAAAAAGTTTTACGGTTACTTTAACCCACTCGAAAAACAGGTTGAAAGCCACCACGCCATTCTGGACAAATACCTACCAGACCTTTCTCAAAGAAGAAAAACCGACCTCATTTTAAAAGATCTAGAAACCTTATCTACACCTGAAAACCCAATACTTTGCGAAAAACTTCCTCCTGTAGAAAATCTAAATCAAGCATTCGGTTGTTTATATGTTATGGAAGGCTCTACGTTGGGGGGAACGGTAATTTCTAAAAACATCAACAAAACCCTAGGGTTGACCAATGAACGTGGATGTTCTTTTTTCCACGGTTACGGTTCACAAACAGGAAGCAAGTGGAAAGCCTTTAGAGAAGCATTAACTTCTTATTGCGATAATGGAGGTAATGAAGATGAAATAGTTAATAGTGCAAACGAAACATTTAACAAATTCAGAGACTGGATAACTTTATGA
- a CDS encoding phosphatase: MKLGAVDIGSNAIRIQITKVLRYNEVLSFKKLEYVRFPLRLGHDVFKYGEISAEKEAKFIKLIQTFKNFLELYEVDDFVICATSAMREAKNGSDIAYKVRELLGVSIEIIEGDLEAELINKVLYNELDENKSYIHIDVGGGSTELNIYENKKKMASRSFKIGSVRLLNGTVNPEEWDHMKNWVEQNIKNLPRPVVAIGTGGNIGKIYDVAKLNQPKDKKHFISLERIGKVKDFISSYDYEERIHVLMLNPDRADVILPASDIYMKVMKWAKATKMFVPEVGLKDGLMLMLYEKHKDKVEDTNFVTVNKYQK, from the coding sequence TTGAAATTAGGCGCAGTAGATATTGGTTCAAATGCGATAAGAATCCAAATAACCAAAGTATTAAGGTATAACGAAGTGCTCTCATTTAAAAAACTTGAGTATGTTCGTTTCCCCCTCCGTTTAGGCCATGACGTGTTCAAGTATGGAGAGATAAGTGCAGAGAAAGAGGCGAAGTTTATAAAGCTGATCCAGACATTTAAAAATTTCCTGGAGCTGTACGAAGTAGATGATTTTGTGATATGTGCTACCTCGGCTATGCGCGAAGCCAAAAATGGATCCGATATAGCTTATAAGGTTAGAGAACTTTTAGGTGTCTCCATTGAAATTATAGAAGGCGACCTGGAAGCGGAGCTGATCAACAAAGTACTTTACAATGAGCTTGATGAAAACAAAAGCTATATACACATAGATGTGGGCGGGGGGAGTACTGAGCTCAACATCTATGAAAACAAAAAGAAAATGGCTTCCCGCTCATTTAAAATAGGTTCTGTTCGGCTTCTAAACGGCACTGTAAATCCTGAAGAATGGGACCACATGAAAAACTGGGTAGAACAAAATATCAAAAACCTGCCGAGACCTGTGGTGGCCATAGGTACCGGCGGAAATATCGGTAAGATCTATGACGTGGCCAAATTGAACCAGCCCAAAGACAAAAAGCACTTTATATCTCTCGAAAGAATTGGGAAAGTCAAAGATTTCATCTCTTCCTACGACTACGAAGAGCGTATACATGTTCTCATGTTAAACCCTGACAGGGCAGATGTCATATTGCCAGCCTCTGATATTTACATGAAAGTGATGAAGTGGGCAAAAGCAACGAAAATGTTTGTTCCTGAAGTAGGTTTAAAAGATGGACTTATGCTTATGCTTTATGAAAAGCACAAAGATAAAGTAGAGGACACCAATTTCGTTACTGTAAATAAATACCAGAAATGA
- the ppk1 gene encoding polyphosphate kinase 1 translates to MLFQPKTTINTSNYISRDLSWIKFNERVLDQVRLPNRTVFERLKFLAITASNLDEFFEIRVGSLYNYIDYGKERFDYSGLKEGPFRKKLLSEVQNFYKSQREIFLNKLLPQFEDNGFVISNIDSLFPEEKDKVLGYFKNIIFPMLTPMVYDSYHSFPILMNKLLIFGVVTKSPDATKDFKRLSFVQIPQNLPRFYEIERDGVIIFVPIEDVIRWKIDSLYKNVEIISVNLFRITRNGDFSLDESDDMEARFIDEIKRKLKSRRTGRVVKIEIEEGYSPWMMKVLRERWDIDDYNIINSSGIIDYTGLWQIVKHPEFRGEIPSPPSPVPPLSYKSPDSSDIFEYLKHQDVLMHHPYNNMQPLIELLEKSAEDPHVLAIKITIYRLAKDSRVSNALLKAAENGKHVSVLFEVKARFDEENNIKEAQRLQKAGCFVIYGIGNLKTHTKLLLVVRKEDDKVRRYVHMSSGNYNEETAKLYTDLGLLSTNEVYAHDVNDFFNVITGHSLPSVYQNLITAPGDMRQQLIELMDKEASNAAKGLPSGIVIKINSLQDTEVIDALYRASNAGVPIKLIVRGMCCLRPGREGVSENILVKSIVGNYLEHTRLFYFHNNGDPKVYGGSADMMVRSFERRIESLFLIVDTLLKKQAINILVYNLKDNVNSYYLQEDGSYTKPELKEGETPFNIHEEFYNVTIDIVQNAKLF, encoded by the coding sequence ATGCTATTTCAGCCAAAGACAACCATAAATACCAGTAACTATATAAGCCGAGACCTGAGTTGGATTAAGTTTAACGAGCGGGTACTTGATCAGGTGCGGCTGCCTAATAGAACTGTTTTTGAGCGGTTAAAATTTCTTGCCATTACGGCTTCTAACCTAGATGAGTTTTTTGAAATTCGTGTAGGCAGTTTGTATAATTATATCGATTATGGAAAAGAAAGGTTTGACTATTCTGGTCTGAAAGAAGGACCTTTTAGAAAAAAACTACTTTCTGAAGTTCAAAACTTCTATAAAAGTCAACGGGAAATTTTTCTAAACAAACTGCTCCCTCAGTTTGAGGACAATGGTTTTGTTATTTCAAATATAGATTCTCTTTTTCCTGAGGAAAAGGACAAGGTCTTGGGGTATTTTAAAAATATTATTTTCCCCATGTTAACACCTATGGTTTATGATAGCTATCATTCATTTCCTATTTTGATGAATAAGCTATTGATCTTTGGGGTGGTAACCAAAAGCCCTGATGCAACCAAGGACTTTAAAAGGCTTTCGTTTGTACAGATACCTCAAAACCTGCCACGATTTTATGAGATTGAAAGGGATGGGGTTATAATTTTCGTTCCGATTGAAGATGTCATTCGTTGGAAAATCGATAGCCTGTATAAGAATGTAGAGATCATTTCTGTCAACCTTTTCCGTATTACAAGAAACGGGGATTTTTCTTTGGATGAAAGTGATGATATGGAAGCCCGTTTTATTGATGAAATAAAGCGGAAGCTCAAGTCAAGAAGGACTGGAAGGGTTGTGAAAATTGAAATTGAAGAGGGATATTCCCCTTGGATGATGAAAGTCCTTCGGGAGCGTTGGGATATAGACGACTACAATATCATCAATAGCTCTGGTATTATAGATTATACGGGACTATGGCAAATAGTGAAACATCCTGAATTTAGGGGAGAAATACCGTCGCCACCATCTCCTGTACCGCCTTTAAGTTATAAAAGCCCGGATTCTTCTGATATTTTTGAATACTTGAAACATCAGGATGTGTTGATGCACCATCCTTATAACAACATGCAGCCTTTGATAGAGCTGTTAGAGAAATCAGCAGAGGATCCGCATGTGTTGGCTATTAAAATTACCATTTATAGGCTTGCTAAAGATTCTCGGGTTTCTAATGCACTGCTCAAAGCTGCTGAAAACGGTAAGCACGTTTCTGTTTTATTTGAAGTAAAAGCACGTTTTGACGAAGAAAATAATATCAAAGAAGCCCAAAGGCTTCAAAAGGCAGGTTGTTTTGTTATTTACGGTATAGGTAATTTAAAAACTCATACCAAGCTTCTTTTGGTGGTACGTAAAGAAGACGATAAAGTGCGCAGGTATGTGCATATGTCCAGTGGTAATTACAATGAGGAAACTGCTAAACTTTACACAGACTTGGGGCTGCTCTCTACTAACGAGGTGTACGCCCATGATGTCAATGATTTCTTTAATGTAATTACCGGCCACTCATTGCCAAGCGTTTACCAAAACTTGATTACTGCACCAGGAGATATGCGTCAACAGTTGATAGAACTGATGGACAAAGAAGCTTCTAATGCTGCTAAAGGGCTCCCTTCTGGTATCGTAATTAAAATTAATTCTTTACAGGATACAGAAGTTATAGATGCTTTATATCGTGCTTCTAATGCAGGTGTTCCTATTAAGCTCATTGTAAGAGGTATGTGTTGCCTTAGGCCTGGAAGAGAAGGTGTGAGTGAGAATATCTTGGTTAAGTCTATTGTAGGGAACTATTTGGAGCATACAAGGCTGTTTTATTTTCACAATAATGGTGACCCGAAGGTGTACGGAGGTAGCGCAGATATGATGGTCAGAAGTTTCGAAAGAAGGATTGAAAGTTTGTTCTTAATAGTGGATACTTTGCTCAAAAAACAGGCTATTAATATTTTGGTGTATAACTTGAAAGATAATGTAAACTCATATTACCTTCAGGAGGATGGAAGTTACACCAAACCTGAACTAAAAGAAGGGGAAACGCCATTTAACATTCACGAAGAGTTTTACAATGTTACTATAGACATAGTGCAAAATGCCAAACTCTTCTGA
- a CDS encoding ATP-binding protein, with product MNGNKESASENCVRINPTPADHLQPYGIFILADADSLTIVKSSSPLIPQHTVILPEAISLLGITDTNLFFKSLKEGIPKETVIFIEGAKEPYLGKFLLQGKYIYLELETETAPYESSFLHSNEALSGLTKITAVGDLLTYIAETVKELSGYGSVRILKFYSEKHSAIVAEDIEKESPSYLGAEFNTPTPAPAIEFLKKNLWYYIPDINYKPTPIRLPKDADKSLISFRGFSEENISQLKATQTASFFCIPLLSENKLWGLVSCSSSDQRAIPRKHREILRLFTGMAAAFLFNKEKLQESIISEKENYQLSIIARKTASPVFTVNSNCTVDYANPAFAHFTKFPFTKVIGKKLYELFPSIPEFQELSKLIETKKTGTKSFSKEVVLYKTSKEVYYNFHFTPVVNLKKQLEKVIGIGLDITPVKEYAKKLEEKNDDLDRFASIVSHDLKAPLRTMEGVFSLIEDDLKSKGGSNILLQTEMIKKSISRMNEMISGILTYAQSSKDLPIERLNINQLVEEILEAIKPPQHIEIVKEIYTETISIEKILLQQVLQNLISNAVKYHDKETDGFIKIKSEKPDKKHIFQISDNGPGIPQKFQKRIFDIFQTVPGRQAADSTGIGLAIVKKIIESKGGAIDLQSEDGQGTTFTITLPEK from the coding sequence ATGAATGGAAACAAAGAGTCGGCGTCGGAGAACTGTGTCAGAATAAACCCCACACCGGCTGATCACTTACAACCTTACGGTATTTTTATTTTAGCAGATGCTGATTCGCTCACCATTGTAAAGTCTTCATCACCTCTAATACCTCAACATACAGTGATTTTGCCCGAAGCTATTTCACTGCTAGGTATTACAGACACAAATCTTTTTTTTAAGTCTTTAAAAGAAGGTATTCCCAAAGAGACTGTCATTTTCATTGAGGGTGCAAAAGAGCCTTATTTGGGAAAGTTCCTGTTACAAGGAAAATACATATATCTAGAACTTGAAACAGAAACAGCCCCTTACGAAAGCAGCTTTTTGCACTCCAACGAAGCATTGTCCGGTCTTACAAAAATTACAGCCGTCGGAGACCTGCTGACATATATAGCGGAAACAGTCAAAGAATTGTCCGGTTATGGATCTGTGAGAATTTTAAAGTTTTATTCAGAAAAGCATAGTGCCATAGTAGCAGAAGATATCGAAAAAGAAAGTCCCTCCTATTTAGGTGCCGAATTTAACACACCAACTCCAGCACCTGCTATTGAATTCCTAAAAAAAAACCTTTGGTACTATATTCCTGATATAAACTATAAGCCTACGCCCATTCGTCTGCCAAAAGATGCAGACAAATCTCTCATTTCATTTAGAGGCTTTTCAGAGGAAAACATTAGTCAGTTAAAAGCGACACAGACCGCTTCATTCTTTTGCATCCCTCTTCTTTCTGAAAATAAACTATGGGGTTTAGTTTCTTGTAGCAGTTCTGATCAAAGAGCTATTCCCAGAAAACACCGAGAAATACTAAGGCTCTTCACAGGAATGGCTGCTGCATTTTTATTTAATAAAGAAAAGCTGCAAGAATCGATCATTTCTGAAAAAGAAAACTATCAGTTATCCATCATTGCGCGAAAAACAGCAAGTCCGGTGTTCACTGTCAACAGCAATTGCACAGTTGACTACGCCAATCCAGCGTTTGCACATTTCACCAAATTCCCATTCACCAAAGTTATTGGCAAAAAACTATATGAGCTATTCCCTTCTATTCCTGAGTTCCAAGAACTTTCCAAGTTAATCGAAACAAAAAAGACTGGTACGAAATCATTTTCTAAAGAAGTTGTACTCTATAAAACATCTAAGGAAGTGTATTACAACTTCCACTTTACCCCAGTAGTAAATTTAAAAAAGCAACTGGAAAAAGTAATTGGTATCGGTTTGGACATTACCCCGGTCAAGGAGTACGCAAAAAAACTAGAAGAGAAAAATGATGACTTAGATAGATTTGCATCTATTGTTTCTCACGATCTAAAAGCGCCATTGAGAACCATGGAAGGTGTATTCTCCCTTATTGAAGATGATCTAAAAAGCAAAGGTGGAAGCAATATTCTGTTGCAGACCGAAATGATAAAAAAGTCAATTAGCAGAATGAATGAAATGATCAGCGGCATACTTACCTATGCCCAATCATCAAAAGACTTGCCCATTGAGCGACTAAATATCAACCAACTGGTAGAAGAAATTTTAGAAGCGATAAAACCACCTCAACACATAGAAATTGTAAAAGAAATTTATACAGAAACCATATCTATTGAAAAAATACTACTGCAACAAGTGCTTCAGAACTTAATAAGCAATGCAGTAAAGTATCACGACAAAGAAACAGATGGATTCATAAAAATTAAATCAGAGAAGCCTGATAAAAAACACATCTTTCAAATTAGCGACAATGGTCCAGGTATTCCCCAAAAATTCCAGAAAAGAATTTTCGATATATTTCAAACAGTACCCGGAAGACAGGCTGCAGACAGTACCGGAATAGGTTTGGCAATTGTAAAAAAAATCATTGAAAGTAAAGGAGGGGCCATTGACCTACAGTCAGAAGATGGCCAAGGAACAACATTTACAATTACCCTTCCAGAAAAGTAA
- the metH gene encoding methionine synthase, with translation MKFDIEEILKKRILVLDGAMGTMIQDYKLGEEDFRSNRFKDHPGDLKGNNDLLSITRPDIISTIHAKYFAAGADIVETNTFSSTSIAMADYHMESLVYELNYESARIAREVADEFTEKEPHKPRFVAGSIGPTNRTASLSPDVNNPGYRAVTFDQLVEAYYEQVKGLAEGGVHLLLVETVFDTLNCKAALYAIEDYFEDSGKRLPVMVSGTITDASGRTLSGQTVEAFLYSISHLPLLSIGFNCALGAKQLRPHLKSLSAECNFNVSAHPNAGLPNEFGEYDESPEEMASVVEEFLQEGLINIIGGCCGTKPEHIKAIADLAEKYEPRVLPEKQAALRLSGLEPLKVFPGSNFVNIGERTNVTGSRMFARLIKAGDYEEALAVARHQVEGGAQVIDVNMDEGMLESEAVMTEFLNLIASEPDISKLPIMVDSSKWSVIEAGLKCIQGKGIVNSISLKEGEEKFREYAKKVRKYGAAVVVMAFDETGQADNYQRRIEICKRAYDILTQEIGFPAEDIIFDPNILTVATGIDEHNNYAVDFINAVKWIKENLPGAKVSGGVSNISFSFRGNDVVREAMHSAFLYHAIKAGLDMGIVNAGMIEIYENIPKDLLEHVEDVLLNRRPDATERMLEMAEKVKNKGKTAVKDETWRKQPVEDRLSHALIKGVIDYIDEDIEEARQNYDKPLEVIEGPLMAGMNIVGDLFGEGKMFLPQVVKSARVMKKAVAYLLPFIEAEKLKSGDTGENAGKILLATVKGDVHDIGKNIVGVVLGCNNYEIIDLGVMVPTEKILEAAKEHQVDIIGLSGLITPSLDEMVNVAKEMEREGFKMPLLIGGATTSRIHTAVKIDPHYSGAVVHVLDASRSVPVAGNLLQKETGQDYLKQVKEEYAKAREDHAGRKKDKNYLSIADARANKAKLHWDEKTVTKPTFLGNKYFEDYPLEELKKYIDWTPFFQTWELRGKFPKIFDDPYVGTEAQKLYEDAVKMLDEIIDKKLLSANGVIGFYPASRLGDDDIALHGFSTETISQEGKTVEVYKEDRSTTIEVLHTLRQQGQKGKGIPNIALSDFIAPAEANVDDYIGFFAVTAGLGIEPLVEKYEKDHDDYNSIMVKALADRLAEAFAECMHEKVRRMYWGYAPDEQLDNESLIKEAYKGIRPAPGYPACPDHTEKTMLFRLLDCEGRTGIKLTESLAMYPASSVSGMYFAHPSSKYFGLGKIEKDQVEDYAVRKNMTVEEVEKWLAPNLSYDI, from the coding sequence ATGAAATTTGATATAGAAGAAATTCTTAAGAAAAGAATATTGGTATTGGATGGAGCTATGGGTACCATGATCCAAGACTATAAGTTGGGGGAAGAAGATTTTCGAAGCAATAGGTTTAAGGATCATCCAGGCGACCTAAAGGGAAATAACGACCTTTTGTCAATAACCAGACCTGATATTATTAGCACAATACATGCTAAGTATTTTGCTGCAGGTGCGGATATTGTTGAAACTAATACTTTTAGTTCTACTTCTATTGCCATGGCTGATTACCACATGGAGTCATTGGTATATGAACTGAATTATGAATCAGCAAGAATTGCTAGGGAAGTAGCTGATGAGTTTACTGAAAAAGAACCTCATAAGCCTAGGTTTGTGGCTGGTTCTATAGGGCCAACCAACCGAACGGCTTCGCTTTCGCCAGATGTTAACAACCCTGGATATAGGGCTGTAACTTTTGACCAACTAGTAGAGGCCTATTATGAGCAGGTTAAAGGATTAGCAGAAGGGGGCGTTCACCTATTGCTGGTAGAGACAGTTTTTGATACGCTAAACTGTAAAGCCGCGCTATATGCTATAGAAGATTATTTTGAGGATAGTGGCAAGCGTCTCCCTGTGATGGTTTCAGGAACTATAACAGATGCCAGTGGAAGAACACTGTCTGGACAAACTGTGGAAGCTTTTTTATATTCTATTTCCCACCTTCCCCTGTTAAGTATCGGGTTTAACTGTGCGCTTGGTGCAAAACAGTTGAGACCCCACTTAAAAAGCCTTTCTGCAGAATGTAATTTCAATGTAAGTGCACACCCTAATGCAGGGCTTCCCAATGAGTTTGGGGAATACGACGAAAGTCCGGAGGAGATGGCTTCTGTGGTAGAGGAGTTTTTGCAGGAGGGGCTTATAAATATAATCGGTGGTTGTTGTGGTACCAAGCCTGAACACATTAAAGCCATTGCAGATTTGGCTGAAAAGTATGAACCGAGGGTATTGCCTGAAAAGCAAGCTGCACTAAGGTTAAGTGGACTGGAGCCTTTGAAAGTTTTTCCAGGATCTAATTTTGTCAATATTGGCGAACGTACCAATGTTACTGGTTCCCGGATGTTTGCCAGGCTTATCAAAGCTGGAGATTATGAAGAAGCGTTGGCCGTTGCCAGACATCAGGTAGAGGGTGGTGCCCAGGTGATCGATGTTAATATGGATGAGGGAATGCTTGAGTCAGAAGCTGTAATGACAGAGTTTCTTAACCTTATTGCTTCTGAGCCTGATATCTCCAAACTGCCTATTATGGTGGACTCTTCTAAATGGTCGGTCATAGAAGCGGGTTTGAAATGTATACAGGGTAAAGGTATTGTTAACTCCATAAGCCTTAAAGAAGGGGAGGAGAAGTTTAGGGAGTATGCCAAAAAGGTGAGGAAATATGGTGCCGCTGTGGTGGTAATGGCTTTTGATGAGACTGGGCAGGCTGATAATTACCAAAGAAGAATTGAGATTTGTAAAAGAGCATACGATATCTTGACCCAGGAAATTGGCTTTCCTGCTGAAGACATTATTTTTGACCCTAATATTTTGACGGTTGCCACCGGTATTGATGAGCATAATAATTATGCTGTAGACTTTATCAATGCTGTTAAATGGATCAAAGAAAACTTACCTGGCGCAAAGGTGAGTGGAGGGGTAAGTAATATATCTTTTTCTTTCCGTGGTAACGATGTGGTCAGAGAAGCCATGCACTCTGCTTTTCTATACCATGCCATAAAAGCTGGCCTGGATATGGGTATCGTAAATGCCGGAATGATTGAGATCTATGAGAACATTCCTAAAGACCTATTGGAACATGTAGAGGATGTTTTGCTGAACAGACGCCCTGATGCTACTGAGCGGATGCTGGAAATGGCTGAAAAGGTAAAGAATAAAGGTAAAACCGCTGTTAAAGATGAAACCTGGCGTAAACAGCCGGTAGAAGACCGTCTGTCTCATGCCCTTATTAAGGGGGTTATAGATTATATAGATGAAGATATTGAAGAAGCTCGCCAGAACTATGATAAACCGCTTGAGGTAATTGAAGGGCCTTTGATGGCTGGGATGAACATCGTCGGTGATTTGTTTGGTGAAGGTAAAATGTTTCTCCCTCAGGTAGTAAAAAGTGCAAGGGTAATGAAAAAAGCCGTTGCTTACTTGCTCCCTTTTATCGAAGCGGAAAAACTCAAGTCGGGTGATACAGGAGAAAATGCCGGTAAAATATTACTAGCAACTGTAAAAGGTGATGTGCACGATATTGGGAAAAATATTGTAGGTGTGGTGCTTGGGTGCAATAATTATGAGATTATTGATTTGGGTGTAATGGTTCCTACTGAGAAAATCCTTGAAGCGGCCAAAGAACATCAGGTGGACATTATAGGCCTGAGCGGACTTATTACTCCATCTTTGGATGAAATGGTGAATGTGGCGAAAGAAATGGAGCGTGAAGGTTTTAAGATGCCTCTGCTCATTGGGGGAGCTACTACCTCCAGGATTCATACGGCAGTTAAAATTGACCCGCATTATTCGGGTGCTGTTGTTCACGTATTGGATGCTTCCAGAAGTGTGCCAGTGGCCGGTAATCTATTACAAAAAGAAACAGGCCAAGATTACTTGAAGCAGGTTAAAGAGGAATATGCAAAAGCGCGTGAGGATCATGCAGGTAGAAAAAAGGATAAAAACTACCTCAGTATCGCTGATGCACGTGCTAATAAGGCAAAACTGCATTGGGATGAGAAAACAGTTACCAAACCTACTTTTTTAGGAAATAAATATTTTGAAGACTACCCTCTGGAGGAGTTGAAAAAATATATAGACTGGACTCCTTTCTTCCAGACCTGGGAGCTAAGGGGGAAGTTCCCAAAAATATTTGATGACCCTTATGTAGGAACAGAGGCGCAGAAGCTTTATGAAGATGCCGTTAAAATGCTAGACGAAATCATTGATAAAAAACTGCTTAGTGCCAATGGTGTTATCGGTTTTTATCCTGCCTCTCGTTTAGGAGATGATGATATAGCACTGCATGGCTTTAGCACCGAAACCATAAGCCAAGAAGGAAAAACTGTGGAGGTTTATAAAGAAGATAGGAGTACGACCATCGAGGTATTGCACACCCTTAGACAGCAAGGGCAAAAGGGCAAAGGTATTCCCAATATAGCCTTGTCAGACTTTATAGCACCGGCAGAAGCCAATGTCGATGACTATATCGGTTTTTTTGCGGTAACTGCGGGCTTAGGCATTGAGCCTTTGGTAGAAAAATATGAAAAAGATCATGACGATTATAATTCGATTATGGTAAAAGCTTTGGCTGATCGTTTGGCGGAAGCTTTTGCTGAATGTATGCATGAGAAAGTTCGTAGAATGTACTGGGGTTATGCTCCAGATGAGCAGTTGGACAACGAGTCATTAATTAAAGAAGCTTATAAAGGTATAAGGCCAGCACCAGGTTATCCAGCTTGCCCTGACCATACAGAGAAGACTATGCTGTTTAGGCTGTTGGATTGTGAAGGACGTACAGGGATTAAGCTTACGGAAAGTCTGGCTATGTATCCTGCATCTTCGGTAAGCGGAATGTATTTTGCACACCCTAGTTCAAAATACTTTGGCTTGGGCAAAATAGAAAAAGATCAAGTAGAAGATTATGCCGTAAGAAAAAATATGACGGTAGAGGAAGTTGAAAAGTGGCTAGCGCCGAATTTAAGTTATGATATATAA
- a CDS encoding YtxH domain-containing protein codes for MASSGKYLLIGMAAGAVAGLLLAPDKGENTRKVLKDKFNQSAQDIGPEIQHFSKQVNTLLDKVNAFMQEYKEAKSSQMVSESQPNQ; via the coding sequence ATGGCTAGTTCTGGAAAATACTTATTAATAGGAATGGCGGCTGGTGCCGTAGCTGGATTGTTATTAGCTCCAGATAAAGGAGAGAATACCAGAAAAGTTTTAAAAGACAAGTTTAACCAATCTGCGCAAGACATAGGACCTGAAATCCAGCATTTCTCTAAACAGGTAAACACCTTATTAGATAAAGTCAATGCTTTTATGCAGGAATATAAAGAGGCAAAGTCCTCCCAGATGGTATCAGAGTCCCAACCTAACCAATAA